The genomic region CAACTCCGACCTAAGCTCAGTTCGATGCCGTAATTACACAAACTGCCAAAAATCAAAAAAGGCACAATGCTGAATAACGAAGCGTAAAAAGCATTCTGAGATTCTCTCGCTATGCGGGTTTTTTCAAATTCTGCTCGATTTATATAAAGCGATCGCTCGGCAAAATTAAACCAGCGTTGGAGCTGGTGTATTATCCAGTCGCCTATGCCTGAAAAAGCTAAATATAACGCCAGCGACCACAAACTAGCTCCAGCGATCGCAGTAGCATCTAAATTGAGAGTAAACGGCAACATTTCTGTCAGCATGAGGTAAGAGCGTCTGGCGATCGATATTTAATTCATTAATTTAAAAATTCTAACGATAAATTTACACATTCGCGAGTGGTTCTGCACAGCTTGCCGGATGCTGGTTACTGATAACTAGCTCAGAGTAGATGCGTCCTTCCGTAGATTTACCCTTGCTATGGCAAGATAAATCGTGTTAAGTTTTTGCAGGATTTTCAGCAAATTGTGAAAAATCTGATTATTCACATTGTTAGCGAACCTAAATCTATAGCGAACTTAAATATAAATTCTCAGATGGAGGCAACACATGTTCGACCTCAACAGTCTACTAAAACTAATCAGTCAGTAATATCGGAATTTTTCCTTCTCCGCTAGTCAGTTGCCACTATTTTATTTAAGTTATATGAATCAAGTTGCGATCGCTCGAATTCTGCTAATGCCTGTGGTGTCAAACCATTACCCAGAACTAGGAGTCAAAGCATGAAGCAATTTCAACTCCTGAGGTTTCAAAGACTGGGTTTTACTGTTTCCAAAAAAAGTTTGCTGCTGGTTGCACTCAGTCTCGCCAGCTTACCCCTACTAGCATGGCATCAAAAAAAGGTGACAGCAGAGGAAGTAGCGCAAAACAAAATTGCCACTGGTAATCTTTGGCGCAAAGCATCCTTTCCGGTCGAAAATTTCCAATACTATAGTTCGCCTTTCGGCTACCGTCGCTCTCCTACTGGCGGTTCGGGCTTAGAATTTCACAGTGGTTTAGATTTAGTAGCACCTCAAGGTAGTTACGTCCGCAGTTGGTGGACTGGCACAATAGTCAAGGTTGCCGATCGCGATGCCTGCGGTACGCACGTTATTATTCGTTCTGGAGCTTGGGATCACATTTACTGTCACATGCAAGGACAGGTCGGTACTCAAGGCAAAAACCGCTACATGATCGATCGCGAAGGCGGAATTGTCCTTTGGGAAGGGCAAACAATACCCGCTGGAGCTAGAATCGGTCGTGTCGGTATGACTGGACGCACCACAGGACCTCACCTACATTGGGGTTTGAAATACGCTAACAATTACATCGACCCCGCTTTAGTCCTGCGGGTCATGTACGCTCAGCAAAAAGATGGGCAGTCTTAATTGTCATTTGCTAGCATCTGCCGACCAATTACCAATTACCACTCATCAACTGATATAATGATGAATCCTTGCTGCTCGTCAAAAAACTGAGAGCAGCCTTTTTGTCCAAAAGGAGATTATTGAGCGTACCATGCCATCAGCTTACGAAACAATGTACATTTTGCGTCCCGACCTGGGAGAGGAACAGATCGAACAGGCGATCGCTAAATATGAAAACTTCCTCAAAGATCAGGGAGCTACTAACCTACAAATTCAGCTGCGCGGTAAGCGCCGTCTTGCCTACGAGATTGGCAGACAGCGCGAAGGCGTTTACGTTCAAATGAACTATGAAGCGCCAGGGACAGCTATAGCTCCAATGGAAAGGGCAATGCGCTTGAGCGAAGAAGTCATTCGCTACCTGACGCTTAAGTCAGAGGAACCAACAGCCACCCCTGAAGCCGCAGCAGTGGAATAAAGCTATTGTAAAATTACAACAAGTAGGGTGGGCAATGCCCACCCTTTTTCATTTTTCAAAACTCTCAATTTCAGGCGATCGCCAACTAACGTATTAGAGCAGGTGAATTAACAGTTGTTAGCACTTCATCATAGCTATCAAAAATTTCAAATACAGAATCAAGTTGTGTTAGTTCTAATACTAGCCTTACGGAAGCTTGCACGTTACATAGGACTAGACGACAACCGATTTGTCTTGCAGATTTCAACCCACTAACCAAGGAAACTAAGCCAGCACTATCCATGAAATCAACTTGGGCTAGATCGATCACCCAGAGAGATTGCTTTTGAGGCATTAGCCTAGCCAATTGAGTTTCTAAGGCACTACCACCATTTTCGTCTAGGCGTTCTGGTGGCTGGAGCAAAATTAGTTGAAATTCTTGTGTACTCATCATTATTATTGCCGATTTATCAGTGCATACAATAGGGATTTAGACAAGCCAGTTATTGTGAATTTATATATAAGCCCGAATCAACTGGCGCAAATTGTCGATTGTCTGAAGCTTGTCCATTCAAGGGAATTTGAAATTTGGTTACTCAAGAATCATGGGAAGTTTCAACCTATAAAAATTTGTCCTTAAGTTTAATGAATTCACAAATATTTAAATAAAAAAATGACTGAATCAATCGCTTTTATTTACGTAAACTTGATTCCTATTTTAGGCTAACGATTTTTAGTGCATATATCCAACCGTAAAATCACTGCTGTTTCTGTTGTAGTTCATAGAGTTAATTCAATCGATCTCAGTAGATTCACGAGCGGACGCGGCTGCCTCAATCGCTACATTGTAGGTTTAATACCAAAACAATTAGGAAAGTATTCGAGCGGCTGCTTCAGATGAATCGATCTAAGCATGGAAACCTTCAAGTTTCAGTAAAATCAACAGTTTTTACCGAATCTTTATTACAAATCGAGTTTTTTATAAAGATTACGTAAAGCAAACAATGTAATATTTATTGATTTTCAGTAGTTTTTCGTAATATTCAACTGATGCGAGGATAAACGGCAGCATAACTTGGATTGACACATTTTCCAGGCTCGCGCCAAGATGGAAGAAAAGTAAAACTTTGTAAAGGCGGCTGGATGTCACTAGAGTTTTTATCGTTGGAAAGAATTCAGGAAATTGCCCACCAGTACGGCTATTGGGCAGTTTTTCTCGGAATTTTATTAGAAAACCTCGGTATTCCCGTCCCAGGTGAAACCGTAACCATAGTAGGAGGGTTTCTTGCAGGTAGTGACGAGTTAAATTACTGGCTCGTTTTAGGTGATGCGATCGCGGGAGCTGCTATTGGTGGAACTTGCGGCTATTTAATTGGCAGAAAATTCGGTTGGTCATTCATGTTGCAAGTCGGTCGAATTTTCCGCATTTCAGAAGACCGACTCCTAGAAATGAAAGAACAGTTTAGTAACAACGCCACCAAAGCCGTATTTTTTGGCAGATTTATTGCTTTATTGCGTATTTTTGCCGGTCCACTGGCTGGTGTTGCCCAAATGCCCTACGCCAAATTCTTTATCTATAACTTAGCGGGAGCTGCTGCTTGGGCATCAGTCATGGTGACGCTGGCTTTCTTCGTCGGTAAAATTGTTTCTCTAGAAGAATTAGTTACTCTCACAGCTAAGTTTGGCATCGTAGCACTAGCGATCGCTTTCGCTGTCATTTTTGTTCCTCTGTGGCTGGAAGCACGTAAAGCGGGAGTCGGGAGTCGGGAGTCGGGAGTCGGGGAAGAGAGCTGAGGGAGCAATTACAAGTCACAAGTCACAAGTCACAAGTCACAATTCAACCCTACACCCTGATAGCGCCAGTTGCTTCAACGGAGGTTCCCTCCGCACCGCACTGGCTCCCCTACACCCTACACCCTACACCCCACACCCTACACCCTTTCTTCACTGTCAACTGTCTTCACGTAGCTTGCTTCTTTGCAGGAGTAGTGTAGCGCAGCGTTTACCGTCAATCACCAATGACAAATGACAAATGACGAATGACAAATAACGAATGCTTTACCCTAGAAAATGGTGTTGGGGAAAAAGTGATGTTTTTCAGTGTTGTCATTCCTACATACAATCGCCTGCCAATTTTGGCGAAGTGCTTGCGATCGCTAGAATGCCAAAACCTTGACGATGTGGCTATAGAAGGTTATGAGGTAGTTTTAGTCGATGATGGCTCTACAGATGGCACTTTGGCATGGCTAGAGGCAAATGCAGATGAATTTCCCCACGTGCGATCGCTTCTACAAGACCACCAGGGACCAGCTGCGGCTCGCAATTTGGGAGTAGAACAGGCAAAGGGCGATACGATCGTGTTCATCGATAGCGATTTGGTCGTGACTGAGAATTTTTTGCAGGCGCACGCTCAAGGGTTGCAGCAGGGACGCGAAATGTATGGCAGCGATCGCATTTTCACCTATGGCAGAGTAATTAATACATGTAATTTTGACAAGCCTACAGCCGAGCCTTATAAAATTACCGATTTTTCTGCGGCTTATTTTGCCACGGGAAATGTAGCTATTCCTCGCCATTGGCTAGAAAAAGCTGGGTTGTTCGACACGCGCTTTCAACTCTACGGTTGGGAAGATTTGGAATTAGGCGTGCGGTTGAAACAGTTGGGGTTAAAGTTAGTGAAATGCCCCGATGCAGTCGGCTATCACTGGCATCCAGCCTTTAATTTAGAGCAAATTCCTAATTTAATTGACAAAGAAATTCAACGCGGTCGGATGGGAGTTTTGTTCTACCAAAAGCACCCAACATGGGAAGTGCGGATGATGATCCAAATGACTTGGATACACCGCTTGCTCTGGGGGATTCTTTCCCTCGGCGGACAACTCAACGAGCGTACCCTAGCCCCAGTTTTAAGGTGGTTGATTAACCAAGGTAAGCCTCAATTAGCCGAACAGGTCGCCCGCATCTTCCTCAATTGGTACAACGTTCAAGGGGTTTACGAAGAGTACGCTTTGATGAAACCTAGAATCGAGTAAAGACGTTCTGTTGCGGGAGAGAAACCCGTATAGACTTTTCGTAAGTGCCGAAACGTTTTAGTTTGAAACCATATTATACTAGAAAAGTTGTCTACAAATCGCACATCCAGCGTTTTCGGGTGTTTCCTGGGAGACGCAGCTGGGTGGAGGATTAACCCGAATCAGGAGTTAAAGAAGATATGCCAGTTGTTTCATTGGCTCAAATGATGGAGTCTGGGGTTCACTTTGGGCATCAAACCCGTAGGTGGAATCCAAAAATGTCTCAGTACATCTACACTGCTCGTAATGGCGTTCATATCATTGACTTGGTGCAGACAGCTCAGTTAATGGATGAAGCTTACAATTACGTCAGACAATCTGCCGAGCAAGGGAAAAAGTTTCTCTTCGTTGGTACGAAGCGTCAAGCAGCGGGGATTGTAGCTCAAGAAGCCTTGCGTTGTGGCGCTAGCTATGTCAACCAGCGATGGTTAGGTGGAATGCTGACTAACTGGACGACGATTAAAACTCGCGCCGAACGATTGAAAGAGTTAGAACGTCGTGAGGAAAGCGGAGCGCTGGATTTACTACCCAAAAAAGAAGCATCGGTACTGCGCCGAGAGCTAGCTAAACTCCAAAAATACCTGGGTGGGATCAAGAACATGCGCAAAGTTCCTGATGTGGTCATAATTGTAGACCAGCGGCGGGAATACAACGCAGTATTAGAATGCCAGAAGTTAAGCATTGAAATTGTATCTATGTTGGATACAAACTGCGATCCCGATCTCGTTGACGTTCCCATTCCTGCTAACGATGATGCCATCCGTTCGATCAAATTGATTGTAGGCAAATTAGCTGACGCAATTTACGAAGGACGACACGGACAATTGGATGCGGAAGAGGATTACGAAGATTACGAGGGTGCAGAAGAAGATTTCGATTATGATGAAAGCGAAAGTGAATACACTGATGCGGTGATTCCTAACGAAGAAGAGGAAGAAGGATAGGTTAATGGTTAATGGTTAATGGTTGATAGTGACAAACAATTAACCATTGACTAACAAACAATTAACAAATAACAAATAGGAATTGAGGGAAGATGGCGGAAATATCTGCAAAGGCTGTTAAAGAGCTACGCGAGAGAACAAACGCTGGCATGATGGATTGCAAAAAAGCACTCCAAGCGACTGATGGCGATATGGAAAAAGCCATTGAATGGCTGCGGCAGAAAGGGCTTGCCTCTGCTGGAAAGAAAGCCGGACGTGTAGCAGCAGAAGGACTAGTAGATAGTTACATCCATACTGGCGGGCGAATTGGCGTGCTAGTGGAAGTGAACTGCGAAACTGACTTCGTAGCGCGCAACCAAGCATTTAGTGAATTAGTGCGAAATATTGCCATGCAAATCGCTGCTTGTCCTAACGTAGAGTACGTTAGAGTCAGCGATATTCCCCCTGAAGTTGTCGAAAAGGAGAAGGCGATTGAAATGGGGAAAGACGATCTAGCAGGAAAACCAGAGAACATTCGCGAAAAGATCGTTGTTGGACGCATTGAAAAGCGCTTGAAAGAGATGTCCTTAGTGGATCAAGCGTACATCAAGGATCAAAACAAATCAGTAGAAGATTTGGTTAAAGAAGCGATCGCCCAGTTAGGCGAAAATATTCAAATCCGTCGCTTCTCCCGCTACGTCTTAGGTGAAGGCATCGAAAAGTCATCCGAAGAATAGAGCCAAATCATCGAGCTATTGATTAGCTCCCTTCAATTTACCAGACGGGTTAAAATGGTGCGACGCACCCACCCGTCCTTTTTTTTAGGGAGCAGGGAGCGCACGAGTAGGGAGTAGGGGGGAAGAGAGCTGAGGGAGAAAAAATACCGCGCACCACGTACCACTGATAACTGATAACTGACAACTGAAAAGATGGCAAGAGCAATCGAACAAATTGAGCGAGACATGCAAGCTTTGGAAAAGTCGGCAAATAAGTTATTTGCCGAACTCAACAGCGCCTACACGAGTTATTGTCAAGCTTTAGGACAAGCTACACGCCAACAGCTGATCTTAGCAAGTTATCAAGTCTGCACTCAGGCGTATCCCAAGCAATTTTTGAGTCTGTCTATGAATCAAAGACAGCAATTGCAGCGATCGCTTCGTCAGTTAGGGCAAACAGCAGCCGAACGATTGCTAGAACTGTTGAAGAACCCAATGGAAATGGCACGGGAGCTAGCACATAGTATTCAGCTAGATAGAGAAAGTGCGATCGCTGAAATAGAACAGGACTTGATAGAGGAACAGGAACAGATAATTCCGAATTCCGAATTCCGTTCACGTAGTATAGCGTCAGCGTCTATTCCGAATTCTGAGTCTCCTGCTACGCCTTCTAACCCTTTAGAACTAGTACAATGGCAGCAAATTTTAGAACGAGCGATCGCCCAAGTCCTCAAAACCTTATCCTTAGATGCGAATCAATTACTGCAAAAATCTGGCATTCTACCTCAAAAACTACCTGCTCCTTTACTAGAAGCTGCTACCGCAGTATCGGAAACTACGGGCGAAATGACAGCAGGACCACCCAATGTCATGAATTTATTAATTGAAACTGAAAATCCGCAGGATTTGCAAGAAGGTGGCGTGACGCAGTTAATTGCAATTCAGTTGCGGTTGTCGGAAGTTGAGTTTGCAGATACCAATGTCAGGACTGCACGCAACCAAGTACGGCAACTAGAATCAAATTTAGTTTCTTTAGGGCGAGAATATCAGAAGAGGCAGCGGGAGCGAACGATCGCTGAAGCAGAAGCTGCATGGCGTGCGAGTTGGTTTGATGAATAGTAAGCGATCGGTTATCAGTTAACAACCTTCACTAGATATAAATGACCAATGACTAATGACTAATGACGATATAGACTGGTTGCGATTGCAGAAAGCCTTAGCTGTGGAGGCAGAAAAAGGCTTTGTAGACTTGGTAGGGAAACAATATCGCTTCAGCGAGTTTCTCTGTTTGAGTTTTGGCAAACCTCCTGTCACTTTATCTGTAGAAGAAAGACGTAGATGGCAGGAAATGGCAATGCAATTTGCCGAATACCATCAGATGACGCAGGAAGAGAGACAAAGTGTAGTTGCAGCAGCACGTAGATGCTTGCACCTATCGCAACAAGTATCGGAACAGCAGCATTTATATGAGTCAGACAATAATTTAAGTCAAAAGTCAAAAGTTAAAAGTCAAAACACCATTTCCGATTCTCACTCTCCCACTCCTACTCTCTCACTCTCCCACTCTCTCACTCCCGACTCCCCCGTCGTCCAACCTAAAACCTCACCCCTAATTTCCACTAAATCTTCAGAGATAAATCAACGTCTTGCACCCAGTTTAGAGCAGCCCTTGACGAGGTTGCCGGAGATTGGTGCGAGAAGAGGTGAGATTTTAGCCAAGTTGGGACTGTACACTGTCAGAGATGTCTTACTCTACTATCCCCGCGATCATATTAACTACGCACGGCAGGTCAAGATTTGCGATTTAGAGGCGGGGGAAACAGCAACGCTAGTAGGAACGGTAAAAAAGTGCCAGTGTTTTACCAGTCCTCGTAATGCTAAATTATCCATTCTGGAAATTGTCCTGAAAGATAATACGGGTCAAATTCGCCTCAACTACTTTTTCGCTGGCGGACGTTATTCTCATCGTGGCTGGCAAGAACAACAAAAGCGCAAATATCCACCTGGCGCAGTCGTCGCAGCGTCGGGATTAGTGAAAGAGAGTAAATACGGTCTGACGCTGGACAAACCAGCTCTGGAGGTGCTGGCACACCCAGGAGATACAATTGATTCATTAACTGTGGGTCGAGTTGTGCCAATTTACCCCTTGACGGAAGGTATTGGGGCAGATATGGTGCGCAAGGCTGTCACTACCGCACTGCCATCTTTAGTTCATCTCAAAGATCCGTTACCAAAAGCTTTACGCGATTATTACGGATTTGTTGAGGTAAGGGAAGCGATCGCTAATATCCATTTTCCAGCTGATACCGACGCTTTAGAACTTGCCCGTCGTCGCCTAGTCTTTGACGAATTTTTCTACTTACAACTAGGCTTACTGCAACGCCAATATAAAGCACGGCAAATTGCTAATAGTGCCGTTCTCTCGCCAAGCGGTCAATTGGTGGAAAAGTTTTATCAACTTTTACCTTTTAAACTCACTGGTGCGCAGCAAAGGGTGATTAATGACATTCTCAATGACTTAAAAAAATCCGTACCGATGAATCGCCTGGTTCAGGGAGATGTGGGTTCGGGGAAAACGGTTGTTGCAGTGGTAGCAATTCTCGCCGCGATTCAATCAGGCTACCAGGGAGCGTTGATGGCTCCCACAGAGGTATTAGCAGAACAGCATTATCGCAAGTTAGTTGGTTGGTTTAACTTATTACATTTACCTGTAGAATTGCTGACGGGTTCGACTCCGGCGGCGAAACGAAGGCAAATTCACGCCCAATTAGAAACAGGAGAGTTACCCCTGTTAGTGGGGACTCATGCTTTAATTCAAGATAAAGTCATTTTTCAACGTTTAGGATTAGTCGTAATTGACGAACAACACCGATTTGGTGTCGAACAACGCGCTCGTTTGCAACAAAAGGGCGAGTCTCCCCACGTTTTGACGATGACAGCTACGCCGATTCCCCGCACGCTTGCCTTAACCTTACACGGGGATTTGGATGTGAGCCAAATTGATGAATTGCCTCCTGGGAGACAAAAGATTCATACTACAGTTTTATCGAGTAAAGAGCGATCGCACGCTTACGAATTGATTCTGCGCGAAGTTGCACAAGGAAGGCAAGCTTACATTGTCTTGCCCTTGGTGGAAGAATCGGAAAAGCTGGATTTAAAAGCAGCAGTCGACGAGTTTCAAAAGTTGCAAGAAAGCATTTTTCCCCAGTTTCAAGTCGGATTGCTCCACGGTCGCATGTCGTCAGCTGATAAAGACGAGGCGATTAATTTATTTCGCGACAACCAAACGCAAATTCTCGTCTCTACGACTGTAATTGAAGTTGGTGTAGATGTTCCCAACGCTACCGTAATGTTAATTGAAAATGCCGAACGATTTGGTTTATCTCAGTTGCACCAGTTGCGGGGACGTGTCGGACGTGGTGCGGCGCAATCTTTTTGTCTGTTAATGGGTAATCCTAAGAATGAAACTGCCCGTCAGCGCTTAAAAGTATTAGAAGAATCTCAAGATGGCTTTTTTATTGCTGAAGCAGATATGAAATTTCGCGGTCCTGGGGAAGTTTTAGGAATGCGTCAAGCTGGACTACCAGATTTTACTTTGGCAAGTTTAATTGACGACCAAGCAGTTTTAGAAATTGCGCGAGAAGCCGCTGAAAAGGTGATGGAGAAAGATCCAACTTTACAACGCTGGACTTTAATGCAAGCAGAATTAACGTATAGATACCAAAAGTTGCTGGGTGGGACGATTTTAACTTAAGTTAGGGTCTATAAAATCTTAGTAAGTAATATCTTTCCAATGCTGGCAATCGTAAATCGTTTCAAGTGTTCGAGATTTTCCGTAGCTACGACAACTCTACGACCTGGAAACTGCTGCTGCAAATTCCATTGAGCTGACATAATTATATCTGCATCAATTCTCTTTTTATCAGCTGTTGGTATGCTTAAGACCTGTGCTGTTGCCCAAGTTTCCCTACTTTCTTGTATTTTTTCCTCACTAGCTTCTTCATCAATCTTGGATTGTATATAGGCTAACGCTTTTTGGTTTTTTGTATTTACTCCTCTCTTGTGCGACTTAAGTTTGTCATATATGGCAACAGAGAGCTAGTATTTAGGTTTTCAGTCAAATTATCTGAAAAAACATTACTTTCATTCTTTAATAGTTCTTCATTAGCAATGGCTTCAAAAATAATTACTACAAACTCGTCTAAATACCTATCCTGCAATTCAAGATCCTGAAAGAGGTTATGAAATAGAAGAACCGAGTAAAACGTGAATTGTACAATATCCCAAAAACTCAAACTAAATCGTTCTCGCGTGGTAATTGCTAAAGCCTCGTGTTTATACTCTTCACGTTCACTTTCTGAAAGGCTTTACCATGATTTAGCAGCATCCTCTGCCTCAAGAACCATGCCTTGATAATGGAACAAGAACTGTAACAAGGAAGACAGGAAGAAGCTCTCGCGTTGATTTTGCGTCAGTTACCGCGCCGAATTGGAGCCGTTGAGCCTGAATTACAAGAGCGCATTTGCCAGTTATCCTTAACTCAGTTGGAAATTTGGCTGAAGCTCTATTGGAGTTTTCTAGTTCAGAAGATTTAGTCAACTGGTTAAATAATTCAGCAAACTAAGAATTTATACATATTCTCGCCTACTGCTACACAATTGATGTTTTTTTCGATTTTTACTAGTTGCAGTAGGTTATACAACAAGTCTTCGCAAAAATTGTTAGATTAGTCAATATTAAGATTTCGCGTAATTCAATTTTATCTTTTTCAATATAAATTTCTAAATAATACTCTTTGCAGAATGGCTGACAAACCACAAATGTGTAGGTTCGTTTAGATTTAATGTCAAAAGGCTTTGATCCCTAATAGATTAGAAAAGAAAATACTAAATTTACTTTTTGATAAAAATTGACTCGATCGCAGTAGCAATCACTAGAGAGGAAAATAGCTATGGTAACGGCGGTGACAGAAAAGACCTCCCCCGCAGCAAAAAAGCGATCGCTGATTCTCTGGTTTGAAGAGGTAGGAATTCACGATCTGGCTTTGGTAGGTGGGAAAAACGCCTCTTTAGGCGAAATGATCCAACAACTCACACCCCAAGGTATTAACGTTCCCAACGGCTTTGCAATTACTGCTTATGCCTATCGCTATTACATTCAGCAAACTGGTTTAGATGCCAAATTGCGATCGCTATTTGCCGATTTGGATGTGGAAGATCTGAATAACTTACGCCAACGCGGTAAACAAGCAAGATCGATGCTGCGGTACACGCCTTTCCCGAAAGACTTAAAAGAGGCGATCGCGTCTGCCTACGAAAAGCTATGCGAAAATTACGGGATTGACACTGATGTTGCCGTTCGTTCTAGCGCCACAGCCGAAGACTTACCAGATGCTAGTTTTGCCGGACAGCAAGAATCCTACCTCAACATCAACGGCGTTGAAGGCGTACTAGTTGCCTGTCATCGTTGTTTTGCTTCCCTATTTACCGATCGCGCCATCTCCTATCGCCACAGCCGAGGCTTCGACCATTTCAGC from Chroococcidiopsis sp. SAG 2025 harbors:
- a CDS encoding M23 family metallopeptidase, producing the protein MKQFQLLRFQRLGFTVSKKSLLLVALSLASLPLLAWHQKKVTAEEVAQNKIATGNLWRKASFPVENFQYYSSPFGYRRSPTGGSGLEFHSGLDLVAPQGSYVRSWWTGTIVKVADRDACGTHVIIRSGAWDHIYCHMQGQVGTQGKNRYMIDREGGIVLWEGQTIPAGARIGRVGMTGRTTGPHLHWGLKYANNYIDPALVLRVMYAQQKDGQS
- a CDS encoding STAS domain-containing protein, producing the protein MMSTQEFQLILLQPPERLDENGGSALETQLARLMPQKQSLWVIDLAQVDFMDSAGLVSLVSGLKSARQIGCRLVLCNVQASVRLVLELTQLDSVFEIFDSYDEVLTTVNSPALIR
- the rpsF gene encoding 30S ribosomal protein S6 — translated: MPSAYETMYILRPDLGEEQIEQAIAKYENFLKDQGATNLQIQLRGKRRLAYEIGRQREGVYVQMNYEAPGTAIAPMERAMRLSEEVIRYLTLKSEEPTATPEAAAVE
- the recG gene encoding ATP-dependent DNA helicase RecG produces the protein MTNDDIDWLRLQKALAVEAEKGFVDLVGKQYRFSEFLCLSFGKPPVTLSVEERRRWQEMAMQFAEYHQMTQEERQSVVAAARRCLHLSQQVSEQQHLYESDNNLSQKSKVKSQNTISDSHSPTPTLSLSHSLTPDSPVVQPKTSPLISTKSSEINQRLAPSLEQPLTRLPEIGARRGEILAKLGLYTVRDVLLYYPRDHINYARQVKICDLEAGETATLVGTVKKCQCFTSPRNAKLSILEIVLKDNTGQIRLNYFFAGGRYSHRGWQEQQKRKYPPGAVVAASGLVKESKYGLTLDKPALEVLAHPGDTIDSLTVGRVVPIYPLTEGIGADMVRKAVTTALPSLVHLKDPLPKALRDYYGFVEVREAIANIHFPADTDALELARRRLVFDEFFYLQLGLLQRQYKARQIANSAVLSPSGQLVEKFYQLLPFKLTGAQQRVINDILNDLKKSVPMNRLVQGDVGSGKTVVAVVAILAAIQSGYQGALMAPTEVLAEQHYRKLVGWFNLLHLPVELLTGSTPAAKRRQIHAQLETGELPLLVGTHALIQDKVIFQRLGLVVIDEQHRFGVEQRARLQQKGESPHVLTMTATPIPRTLALTLHGDLDVSQIDELPPGRQKIHTTVLSSKERSHAYELILREVAQGRQAYIVLPLVEESEKLDLKAAVDEFQKLQESIFPQFQVGLLHGRMSSADKDEAINLFRDNQTQILVSTTVIEVGVDVPNATVMLIENAERFGLSQLHQLRGRVGRGAAQSFCLLMGNPKNETARQRLKVLEESQDGFFIAEADMKFRGPGEVLGMRQAGLPDFTLASLIDDQAVLEIAREAAEKVMEKDPTLQRWTLMQAELTYRYQKLLGGTILT
- a CDS encoding DedA family protein, which gives rise to MSLEFLSLERIQEIAHQYGYWAVFLGILLENLGIPVPGETVTIVGGFLAGSDELNYWLVLGDAIAGAAIGGTCGYLIGRKFGWSFMLQVGRIFRISEDRLLEMKEQFSNNATKAVFFGRFIALLRIFAGPLAGVAQMPYAKFFIYNLAGAAAWASVMVTLAFFVGKIVSLEELVTLTAKFGIVALAIAFAVIFVPLWLEARKAGVGSRESGVGEES
- the tsf gene encoding translation elongation factor Ts, whose translation is MAEISAKAVKELRERTNAGMMDCKKALQATDGDMEKAIEWLRQKGLASAGKKAGRVAAEGLVDSYIHTGGRIGVLVEVNCETDFVARNQAFSELVRNIAMQIAACPNVEYVRVSDIPPEVVEKEKAIEMGKDDLAGKPENIREKIVVGRIEKRLKEMSLVDQAYIKDQNKSVEDLVKEAIAQLGENIQIRRFSRYVLGEGIEKSSEE
- a CDS encoding glycosyltransferase family 2 protein — translated: MTNNECFTLENGVGEKVMFFSVVIPTYNRLPILAKCLRSLECQNLDDVAIEGYEVVLVDDGSTDGTLAWLEANADEFPHVRSLLQDHQGPAAARNLGVEQAKGDTIVFIDSDLVVTENFLQAHAQGLQQGREMYGSDRIFTYGRVINTCNFDKPTAEPYKITDFSAAYFATGNVAIPRHWLEKAGLFDTRFQLYGWEDLELGVRLKQLGLKLVKCPDAVGYHWHPAFNLEQIPNLIDKEIQRGRMGVLFYQKHPTWEVRMMIQMTWIHRLLWGILSLGGQLNERTLAPVLRWLINQGKPQLAEQVARIFLNWYNVQGVYEEYALMKPRIE
- the rpsB gene encoding 30S ribosomal protein S2 produces the protein MPVVSLAQMMESGVHFGHQTRRWNPKMSQYIYTARNGVHIIDLVQTAQLMDEAYNYVRQSAEQGKKFLFVGTKRQAAGIVAQEALRCGASYVNQRWLGGMLTNWTTIKTRAERLKELERREESGALDLLPKKEASVLRRELAKLQKYLGGIKNMRKVPDVVIIVDQRREYNAVLECQKLSIEIVSMLDTNCDPDLVDVPIPANDDAIRSIKLIVGKLADAIYEGRHGQLDAEEDYEDYEGAEEDFDYDESESEYTDAVIPNEEEEEG